The Populus nigra chromosome 4, ddPopNigr1.1, whole genome shotgun sequence genome contains the following window.
TCTCCATGTGCAAaccaacacaaatatttttccatgaactttttttatagaagatgcatcgtaATAACATCAGGATTgagaaacattttatttgtACACCTCttacataaatatttaataccgcatccactaatattttttaaattaaatagtgtgtatttaataaaatcctcAACCTCATTACACTAATTTATCCTAACACTTCAGGTGAAACTCAATACATCCAAGAACGATCATCCATTATTTATAtgaaacctatatagaatattgatgacaacatgatttaattaataattttaactaaataaattattggtaCCCAGTTAATTAACTATCATTggtttaattcaaaattattcaatctattttaatagtatcatttaatgattatcaattttctccaaaaaaaaattaaatttctccaAATTTACCTAAATTTTAAacttcaacaataaaattgataaaatataaaacatgcacATTAAATaacccattatttatttcattaaaaaaaatacctaagttacaaaatcaaacttaattttattagatgacaaacaaatataattttttaaaatctcaaacaaaccctaacatgtacaaatcacaCACTAATACAACAAATTTCTATAAGAAAatgctataaaacaagtaaatacacaaaaaaaactatatatactatgtaaaaaaacaagttacaataaaaaataagtaggtTTACTTACTTGACGTGGCACAtcttcaaaaaatattgaattgaaacaAGGATATTAACAGACTAAAAGTTGGGGTGGCTGGATTTGTAATGATAGTAGCttgatttgtgaaaaaaataggGAGGGTGTTGTTTtctgtaggaaaaaaaaaggaaggagaaaTAGATGAGGGGGAGAGGGAATCTAACATGTTATAACTGAAATATTACTGATAGATTCACCAATAGATATTAATGATGGttatatttcatcaataattttatctataataCTGacacatcatatttttttgatagaaaTAACATGGGAATACCCTcccaattttttcttcattccttgattttctctttaattttcttgggaTTCaccgataaaaaatttatatcggTGAATATCGATGGAAACAACGATGTCATTTTTTGTTGGTTAATATCATCATGATttacaaatgatattttttctgtCAGTATTTCAATTTGTATTTAACAATTCAAAGTTGAATTCAGGACTTGATTACAATATTAAAGGAGAATTGTCTAGTGAACCCATTTGAAATAAAGTTCAATCGTTTCTGATTCATGATCTCATGTCTAAGACATGAGGTCAATAGCTTCTGATTTATGAACTTGTATTTTAACTCATATTTCAATCTCTCAACCTCATATGACAATTATGTGCAACCATTCACACCAATAAATAAGAGTTATTGGTCACTCGGATAATAACTTTAATTAAACCAggttatttgagattttttttttccaagtagaGCTCTCGTATTATTATCCAATTGAGTCGTCTCCTCACCATGTAAACAAATCCATAcgatgtatgaaaaaaaaaaatgatacacGGAGGACATTGTGTTTGATAAAAGATagtatttcataaaaaacaagaaagtgtTATTCTTGCAAGATCAATTCGTTACTGCATGAAAATATGTTATGATTAACTGCACGATCGAAGAGGGTTTATATACCGATCCAATGTAAGTTTATGTAGCCCtaaaatttttatcttatcCAAGCAGGAATTACCAATAATTACATTTCACCATCGTTCAACAGTACCCTGCCCTCCATGATCAAATACTTTAGCACTGCAAGAACTTGCAGTTGTTGCTTGCTTCTTCTGCACACAGCATTTGCTCCAGTTGGCTGGCTAGATGAAGTAAAGGTAATAATCCCTTCCCAATTTGTTGTTTCCTCTCTAAATACAACAGCAAATTCCCCATTTGAGGAGCCAGGAAGAGTTAAAAACAAGCCATCAATGAGCCTTCAATAAATAGTAAGCAAGATAGGAACATTTTGGACTATATAATTACACAGACAATCTACTCAAAATAAATTGTCTACCAGCTCCAACTTCTGCAGAATAAAATACAGTGAACCCCCCAcccccccaaaaaaacaaagaacaactACAGTCAAACTAGCCTTCAATGGTGTCAATCCAAACCCTTGCTTCAGAATTCTCTTCAATATCCTGTGGGAAACTCGCACTGCCCAAACTCTGCAACAACGAACACTCATTTTTATTAGAATATGTATAGAAATACTGAAATAGAAAGCAAGGAACAAACAAAAGCAAAGTCCAGTTGATCTTAATAAGTGACAAAATGTCCCCTTTCACGTTTGACTATTTTACCATCAAAAGCTATTAATTAAACTTGGTAACGGAAAACGCAATGCTGTAAGAGCTGGTAAAACAAAGCTGCCTCTCCAAGGCCCATGTGACATCCAATTAATGCACGACAAGTCACCAGGAGAAAGATTCTCCGTACGATGACGACCCCAGTCACgtggttcttttcttttttttaaccctTTCTCTGACCCGGCGTGCTCCGTCAGTCCATACCTTGTGGACCAGCACTAGCTTTCACACAATGGTCGCACCCGCACCCGCACCCGCACCCGCGCCCGCACCCGAGCAGCGCATGTTATCAAGTTTGTGCTCTAGCTTTCTAAATTAAGCTTATCATGCGCTATTTAGCAAGCAAGGACAAAAATAAGCGAGATTTAAAAGAGAGAAgggctataaaataaaatgcgtACTTGGTTCTTGAGTAACAACATAAGCTGCTCCTCCAAAATAACAGTCACCCATTCCACGTCCTTGTTTCTGGTAATAACTGTTGAACGCGAACGATGAGTGGGCCACGAGCGTGTTAGGATCATAACACGTTGCACCAGGCTGGATCGAACGGCAATCAGCACCTCCCTCGCCACATGCAAAGTCTAGACCCGCCTGTAGCTTCTGTTTTCCCGCTTCAGGGTTTGCGACGCACCACGTTTTCCCTGTAGTACTCTTGGACACGCCTCCATTGACCGGAGCAGCAACTTGATGACTTCCGGTGTCCGAGGACCGGTTGCTATCCTTGTAACTCTTGAGCCCCTCCAAAGTAAATGGGATATCATAAACCTTTTGCTCGTCGGGGTAAAAAAGCCCATAATTTCTCTCTGATGTGGGCCCATCCTTTTCGTTTTCGTTGAAGAGGGCGAAGAGGTAAACAGTCAGGTCAGCCTGTGGTCTTAAGGGGGTTCCGCCACCAGTGAGGATCCTACGGACGAGATTGCCGTTGTATGCAGCAGCATTTTCCACGCCACTACCAATCTCATTCTCGTCGCCTTTAGATGGCCACCCTGTCTCGGTAACAACTATTTTTATGTCATCGTACTTCAAAGCGGACAACGCGGCAAAAACGGCGTCTATTTGGGCATCAAAGAGACTAAAGTACCTTAACCCGTTCCCGGAATCCACAACACCCGGGTTTTCTCTAAGCAAAGCGTAATCTAGTGAAATGACATCAGAGTTGGACTCGTAAGCGAAGAAAGGATAGGCATTGACCATGAGGTAAGACCCGGTTTGGCGGAGGAAGTCCAACATGGGCTTGAATACGGGTTCGATTAACTCGGGTCGGAATGACCCAGCTGAAGATGGGTAAGAGGATTGGAGAGCGCTTAAAGCTACAGGAGAAGAGACCTTAATAGAGGAATGGAGGTTAAACTTGACCAAGGCTTGATGGATATTTCTCATGGCTGGAATGAGAAACTTGGTGGTGTTGTGTGGGTCAACGAAAACTTCATTTCCAACGGCAATGGCTTCGATTTGCGTGGAGGGGTGGTAAGCGACGACGTTTTTC
Protein-coding sequences here:
- the LOC133691115 gene encoding glucan endo-1,3-beta-glucosidase 12-like, giving the protein MEPYFLSSFLLLVCIFTSADAGSIGVNYGRIANNLPAAAKVVQLVKSQGLERIKVYDTDPVVLKALSGCGIKVTVDLPNGLLYSAAKNPSFARTWVQKNVVAYHPSTQIEAIAVGNEVFVDPHNTTKFLIPAMRNIHQALVKFNLHSSIKVSSPVALSALQSSYPSSAGSFRPELIEPVFKPMLDFLRQTGSYLMVNAYPFFAYESNSDVISLDYALLRENPGVVDSGNGLRYFSLFDAQIDAVFAALSALKYDDIKIVVTETGWPSKGDENEIGSGVENAAAYNGNLVRRILTGGGTPLRPQADLTVYLFALFNENEKDGPTSERNYGLFYPDEQKVYDIPFTLEGLKSYKDSNRSSDTGSHQVAAPVNGGVSKSTTGKTWCVANPEAGKQKLQAGLDFACGEGGADCRSIQPGATCYDPNTLVAHSSFAFNSYYQKQGRGMGDCYFGGAAYVVTQEPKFGQCEFPTGY